The following coding sequences lie in one Amycolatopsis cihanbeyliensis genomic window:
- a CDS encoding MaoC family dehydratase: MTGTPLEKGTELPPLSVRLTREHLVRYAGAALDFNPIHWNERFAREVGLPDVIAHGMLTMALGGRLVTDWLGDPGRLIEYGVRFTRPVVVPDDGEGALVEFTGKVAELREDGLARVDITAKFDGRTVLGKAQAFVRPA; this comes from the coding sequence GTGACCGGGACGCCCCTGGAGAAGGGCACCGAGCTGCCCCCGCTGTCCGTGCGGCTCACCAGGGAGCACCTGGTCCGTTACGCCGGCGCCGCGCTGGACTTCAACCCGATCCACTGGAACGAACGGTTCGCCAGGGAGGTCGGGCTGCCGGACGTGATCGCGCACGGCATGCTGACCATGGCGCTTGGCGGCAGGTTGGTCACCGACTGGCTCGGCGATCCGGGCCGGCTGATCGAGTACGGCGTGCGGTTCACCAGGCCGGTCGTGGTGCCCGACGACGGCGAGGGCGCGCTGGTCGAGTTCACCGGTAAGGTGGCCGAGCTGCGCGAGGACGGCCTGGCCCGCGTCGACATCACCGCCAAGTTCGACGGCAGGACCGTGCTCGGCAAGGCGCAGGCGTTCGTCCGGCCCGCTTAA
- a CDS encoding FAS1-like dehydratase domain-containing protein, which yields MPLDPSFIGRVYPPTTTYEVGREKIIEFADAIGDESPLCRDPDAARAAGYPDVIASPTFLTIINLAAINSIVADPDLGLDYDRMVHGDQRFEHSRPVHAGDRLALTTTIEEIMARAGNDFINLRADIADEHGEPVCTTRAQLVVRGEAQ from the coding sequence GTGCCACTGGATCCCTCCTTCATCGGCCGGGTCTACCCGCCGACGACCACGTACGAAGTCGGCCGCGAGAAGATCATCGAGTTCGCGGACGCGATCGGTGACGAGAGCCCGCTCTGCCGCGATCCGGACGCGGCCCGCGCGGCGGGTTACCCGGACGTGATCGCGTCGCCGACCTTCCTGACGATCATCAACCTGGCGGCGATCAACTCCATCGTCGCCGACCCCGACCTGGGGCTCGACTACGACCGGATGGTGCACGGGGACCAGCGCTTCGAGCATTCGAGGCCGGTGCACGCGGGTGACCGGCTGGCCCTGACCACCACCATCGAGGAGATCATGGCGCGCGCCGGGAACGACTTCATCAACCTGCGCGCCGACATCGCGGACGAGCACGGCGAGCCGGTGTGCACCACCCGTGCGCAGCTGGTGGTCCGGGGGGAGGCGCAGTGA
- the rpmG gene encoding 50S ribosomal protein L33, translating to MAATDVRPKITMACEECKHRNYITNKNRRNDPDRLEMKKFCPNCGTHRVHKETR from the coding sequence GTGGCTGCCACCGACGTGCGACCGAAGATCACGATGGCGTGCGAGGAGTGCAAGCACCGCAACTACATCACCAACAAGAACCGGCGTAACGACCCGGACCGGTTGGAGATGAAGAAGTTCTGCCCGAACTGCGGTACGCACCGGGTGCACAAGGAGACGCGCTGA